One window from the genome of Candidatus Zixiibacteriota bacterium encodes:
- a CDS encoding hydrogenase iron-sulfur subunit, protein MSKTESSRKEFEPRIVAFFCNWCTYTAADLAGTARMKYAGNVRVIRTMCSGRLDPQFVFAALRQGADAVLIGGCHPGDCHYQEGNYKALRRVVLMKQFLAAMGIEPERVRLEWIAASEGDKVQRVINEMTEAVRALGPLRLEQRTLLHAAELPAGQAGRTAEPAGAEGGRR, encoded by the coding sequence ATGTCTAAGACCGAATCGAGCCGGAAGGAATTCGAACCGCGGATTGTCGCGTTCTTCTGCAACTGGTGCACGTATACGGCGGCCGATCTCGCCGGCACGGCCCGCATGAAGTACGCCGGGAATGTCCGCGTGATTCGCACCATGTGCTCCGGACGCCTCGATCCGCAGTTTGTCTTCGCCGCGCTGCGGCAGGGGGCGGACGCGGTTCTCATCGGCGGCTGCCACCCCGGCGACTGCCACTACCAGGAGGGGAACTACAAGGCGCTCCGGCGGGTCGTCCTCATGAAGCAGTTCCTCGCGGCCATGGGAATCGAGCCGGAGCGCGTCCGCCTGGAGTGGATCGCCGCCTCCGAGGGGGACAAGGTCCAGCGGGTGATCAACGAGATGACCGAGGCGGTCCGGGCGCTCGGTCCGCTTCGCCTTGAACAGCGGACCCTGCTCCACGCGGCGGAACTGCCCGCCGGGCAGGCCGGGCGCACCGCGGAGCCGGCCGGGGCGGAAGGAGGACGGCGATGA
- a CDS encoding oxidoreductase → MSKPKVAFYWCASCGGCEEAVVDLDEAILKVVEAVDIVFWPVALDFKRTDVEALPDGSIAVSFINGAVRSSEQFEMVEMLRRKSQLVVAFGSCAHLGGVPGLGNLYRREELTATAYREVPSVNGGNGVEPAVSSTVPEGTLTLPELWKTVKTLDQTIAVDYFLPGCPPPVKLILGAVEAILAGKLPAKGSTLAPDMALCDECPRKETKPEKLTVKEFHRPHEILIDPEQCLLAQGLLCLGPVTRQGCGGACTKVSMPCTGCLGPTSRITDFGAKAMSAMASIIEAKDDAGIEATLARIVDPAGTFFRYSLPASLLHRKYEPETTRGMK, encoded by the coding sequence ATGAGCAAGCCGAAAGTCGCGTTCTACTGGTGCGCCAGTTGCGGCGGCTGCGAAGAAGCGGTCGTCGACCTCGACGAGGCCATTCTCAAGGTCGTCGAGGCCGTCGACATCGTCTTCTGGCCGGTCGCCCTCGATTTCAAGCGCACCGACGTTGAGGCGCTGCCCGACGGGTCGATCGCGGTCAGTTTCATCAACGGCGCCGTGCGCAGCTCCGAGCAGTTCGAGATGGTCGAAATGCTGCGGCGCAAATCGCAACTGGTGGTTGCGTTCGGAAGCTGCGCGCACCTCGGCGGCGTGCCGGGACTCGGCAATCTGTACCGGCGCGAAGAGCTGACCGCCACCGCCTACCGCGAGGTGCCGAGCGTGAACGGCGGCAACGGCGTCGAGCCCGCGGTGTCCTCGACGGTGCCGGAGGGAACGCTCACTCTGCCCGAGCTCTGGAAGACGGTCAAGACGCTCGACCAGACGATCGCCGTGGACTACTTTCTCCCCGGCTGTCCGCCGCCGGTGAAGCTGATTCTCGGCGCGGTGGAAGCGATCCTCGCGGGGAAGCTCCCGGCCAAGGGGAGCACGCTCGCGCCGGACATGGCGCTGTGCGACGAGTGTCCCCGCAAGGAGACCAAGCCGGAGAAACTGACGGTGAAGGAGTTCCACCGTCCGCACGAGATTCTCATCGATCCCGAGCAGTGCCTGCTCGCCCAGGGGCTCCTGTGCCTCGGGCCGGTCACGCGCCAGGGCTGCGGCGGCGCCTGCACCAAGGTCAGCATGCCCTGCACCGGCTGCCTCGGGCCGACCAGCCGGATCACCGATTTCGGCGCCAAGGCGATGTCGGCGATGGCCTCCATCATCGAGGCGAAAGACGACGCCGGCATCGAAGCGACGCTCGCCAGGATCGTCGACCCCGCCGGCACTTTCTTCCGCTACAGCCTGCCGGCCTCGCTCCTCCACCGGAAGTATGAACCCGAAACCACGCGGGGGATGAAATGA
- a CDS encoding Ni/Fe hydrogenase subunit alpha: MTTTRRVTIDPITRLEGHGKIDILLNDRGDVDHAYFQVPELRGFERFAHGRPAEDMPQITSRICGVCPTAHHMASTRTLDDLYKVEPPPAAHKVRELLYNIFFVEDHALHFFYLAGPDFVVGPTAPKAERNIIGLLGKVGIEAGKKVIGMRRDLRELMVLAMGKAAHPAFGLPGGISRPIPPEHQKAFIEVCERAVEFAQFSLKVFDDVVLANKTYVDYITSDTYTHRTHYMGLVDAHNRPNYYRGELRVVGPDGREVCKFPVAKYLDHIAEHVEPWSFMKFSYLKDVGWKGFVDGPDSGIIAVAPLARLNAAEGMPTPLAQKAFERFYQTFGGRPVHHTLANHWARLIELLCAAERARELSRDPEIVSKDVRVLPTKTPSEGIGVVEAPRGTLIHHYRTDERGVIKMANLIVATQNNAARISLSVDKAARGVISGGRIDDGVLNLVEMAFRAYDPCNGCATHTLPGSMPLVVRVYDAAHNQVQEIRRD; encoded by the coding sequence ATGACGACGACACGACGGGTGACAATAGACCCGATCACGCGGCTCGAGGGGCACGGCAAGATCGACATTCTCCTGAACGACCGGGGGGACGTCGACCATGCCTATTTCCAGGTGCCCGAACTGCGCGGGTTCGAGCGGTTCGCCCACGGGCGTCCGGCCGAAGACATGCCGCAGATCACCTCCCGCATCTGCGGCGTCTGCCCGACCGCCCACCACATGGCCTCCACGCGGACGCTCGACGACCTGTACAAGGTGGAGCCGCCCCCGGCCGCCCACAAGGTGCGCGAGCTGCTCTATAACATTTTCTTCGTCGAGGACCACGCCCTGCACTTCTTCTACCTCGCGGGGCCGGATTTCGTGGTCGGGCCCACCGCCCCCAAGGCCGAGCGCAACATCATCGGCCTGCTCGGGAAAGTGGGGATCGAAGCGGGCAAGAAGGTGATCGGGATGCGGCGGGACCTGCGGGAGCTGATGGTGCTGGCGATGGGGAAAGCCGCCCACCCGGCCTTCGGTCTGCCTGGCGGCATCTCCCGGCCGATCCCGCCGGAGCACCAGAAGGCGTTCATCGAGGTGTGCGAGCGGGCGGTGGAATTCGCCCAGTTCAGCCTGAAGGTGTTCGATGACGTCGTGCTGGCGAACAAGACGTACGTCGACTACATCACCTCCGACACCTACACTCACCGGACCCACTACATGGGCCTGGTCGACGCCCACAACCGCCCCAACTACTACCGCGGCGAACTGCGGGTGGTCGGTCCCGACGGCCGCGAGGTGTGCAAGTTCCCGGTGGCCAAATACCTCGACCACATCGCCGAACACGTCGAGCCGTGGAGCTTCATGAAGTTCTCCTACCTGAAAGATGTCGGGTGGAAGGGGTTCGTGGACGGTCCCGACAGCGGCATCATCGCGGTGGCTCCGCTGGCCCGGCTCAACGCCGCCGAGGGGATGCCGACGCCGCTGGCGCAGAAAGCCTTCGAGCGGTTCTACCAGACGTTCGGCGGGCGGCCGGTGCACCACACGCTCGCCAATCACTGGGCCCGCCTGATCGAGCTGCTGTGCGCCGCCGAGCGGGCGCGCGAGCTGTCCCGCGACCCCGAGATCGTGAGCAAGGATGTGCGGGTGCTCCCGACCAAGACGCCGAGCGAGGGGATCGGCGTGGTCGAAGCGCCGCGCGGCACCCTCATTCACCACTACCGGACCGACGAGCGGGGCGTGATCAAAATGGCCAACCTCATCGTGGCGACCCAGAACAATGCCGCCCGGATCTCCCTGTCGGTGGACAAGGCCGCGCGCGGCGTGATCTCCGGCGGCCGCATCGACGACGGCGTCCTCAACCTCGTCGAGATGGCCTTCCGGGCCTACGATCCGTGCAACGGCTGCGCCACCCACACCCTTCCGGGGTCGATGCCGCTCGTCGTGCGCGTGTACGACGCCGCCCACAACCAGGTTCAGGAGATTCGGCGCGACTGA
- a CDS encoding hydrogenase maturation protease has translation MMKPVVMGMGNELFGDDGFGIIAARRLAPLAGEAADVIECGAAGLALLDPLIGRPRAVIIDAICTGRQAPGTIYRVSPADLRDITNLSPHYAGLPEVIRMAQRLELPIPDTIDIIAIEAADITTMGAGLSPAVAAALEPVVALAVELLLGGRRTGSPAADAQGISAAGTHV, from the coding sequence ATGATGAAACCGGTTGTCATGGGCATGGGGAACGAGCTGTTCGGCGACGACGGGTTCGGCATCATCGCCGCCCGCCGTCTGGCCCCCCTGGCGGGCGAGGCCGCCGATGTGATCGAGTGCGGCGCCGCCGGTCTGGCGCTGCTGGACCCGCTCATCGGGCGTCCCCGGGCCGTGATAATCGATGCGATTTGCACGGGGCGGCAGGCCCCGGGCACGATATATCGGGTCAGTCCGGCAGACTTGCGGGACATAACCAACCTCTCACCGCATTATGCCGGACTGCCCGAGGTCATTCGCATGGCGCAGCGGCTGGAGCTGCCGATACCCGACACGATCGATATCATCGCGATCGAGGCGGCGGACATCACGACCATGGGCGCCGGTCTGAGCCCCGCGGTCGCGGCAGCTCTCGAACCGGTCGTCGCCCTGGCGGTCGAGCTCCTGTTGGGCGGGCGGCGGACGGGCAGCCCGGCGGCGGACGCGCAGGGGATCTCCGCGGCCGGCACACACGTCTGA